Part of the Archangium lipolyticum genome, AGGTGCGCGGCCTCTTCGGTGACGGCCTGGGGGTGGAGCTCGCCACCCGGTTCTCGGTGGAGTGGGCGCGCGAGACGCATGGCTCGCGTGAGGAGCGGGGCCTTCTCTTCCAGTATCGGGGGTGGTCCGGTTTCCAGGGCCTGGGGCTCTTCGTCGAGGCCAGCGCGGGCGTGCTGGGGAGCGAGCCCCGATGGGGACTCACCGCGGGGCTCTCGTTCCGCACCCCGGCCACCCTGGGCGTGGGCCTGCTCGACACCCGGAAGGCCCGGGAGCTCGACTGGGTGCGGAAGCACAACGCCCGGACCCAGGAGCAGTAGACGGAGAGGGGGGAGGGGCCGAGGAGAGCCGCTGACGGGTGCTGCCCCCGCGGTGCGGCCGCCCGAACGGACGAGCGCTCCGCGCCCGCGGTTCGGGGGCACCGCCCCACACTCTGGGGGGGGACGGTCCACACCACGGGCCCTGTCGCTCCAGGCATGAAAAGGCTCGTTCCTCCCCCGGGGCGGAGCGCCCCCCGCTGTTGGTCCAGGGCTTGCTCTGGAGCACGAACGCGGGTGACGGCAATTCCTCTCACTCGGGAATCATGGAACGTCACACCGTCTCATCAAGCAGGAAAACGCGTAACTCTTGCAATTCTGTTTCATGATGAATACCCTGACAACAGGTTGCTGTTGGAAGACACCTGGGGGTATTCGACATGAATCCTGTTTTGAAATGCGACGTGAGGATGTGGAGAGTCGCGTGGGTGTGTCTGACCTTGGTGGGCTGTGGCGACGGAGCGGTCGACCGCAGCACGCCTTCTACAGCGGAAACCGTGCCCGGCTCCGAGTCGGCCGAGTCCGCGGTCGCACCAGCGGGATGGGAGACAGTGGCGAACCAGTATCAGACCTTCACGCTGACCGAGCCGTCGACGGTCAGGTTCGGTCAGGGGGATAGCTGGGTCACTCGAGAGCTGCCCGCGGGCAGCGTGTATTGCTTCTTCAATCCGGACCCCGCTCCGGGGCGGTTCAAGACGTGCCAGCGCAGCACGCAGCAGGACCCCGTGAGCGAGCCGACGCTCAGCCCCGCGTGTGCCACGTTCTATCCCCCCGACTTCGCGCTCACCAGCACCCGTCAGGCCAACCCCGTTCCCACGGTGGCGAAGCCCGCCAAGGGCGTGGCGGTTTCGGAGCCCACCTACAAGACATGCGTCGTGCGCGCCACCGACCACGCCGCTGACGGCGTAGCGGGCTTTACCCGGAACGACTACTCGCGTCGGCAGGCCTTCAACGCGAACAGCACGAAGCAGCTGGTGTACGCCCTCGATGGCTCCTGGCATGTGTATGACGCCAACACCCGCGTGCGCCTGAAGAAGCTATCGGGCCCGGGTGGCGACGCGGAGCCGCAGTGGCACCCGACGAACCCGGACCTGCTGTACTACCTGCCCACCAATGGCGTCGGCATGACGCTCCACGAGCTGAACGTGTCGACCGGGGCCTCCCGCGTCGTGGGCGACTTTGGCGCGAGGCTGAAGGCCCGGTGGCCGGCCGCGGCGGCGGCATGGACGAAGTCGGAGGGCTCTCCCTCGGCGGACGGACGCTACTGGTGCTTCATGGTCGACACGAGCGACTGGAGCAGCCTGGGCGTGTTCACCTGGGACCGCGAGACCGACACCATCCTGGGCACGTATGACACCCACGGCGAGCGTCCCGACCATGTGAGCATGTCCCCGAGCGGTAACTCGTGTGTGGTTTCCAGCGACGGTGCGCTGGGCACGGTGGCGTTCTCGCGGGACTTCAGCACGAAGACCCAGCTGCACTCGAAGTCCGAGCACTCGGACCTCGCGCTGGATACCAACGGCGACGACATCTACGTGGCCGTCGACTACCAATCCAACGCGGGCGACGTGTTCATGGTGAACGTGCGCACGGGCGTGCGCACGGCGTTGTTCTCGACGTACGTGGGCGGCACCGCGACGGCGTTGCATGTCTCGGGCAAGGCGTTCGCCAGGCCCGGCTGGGTGGTGGTCAGCACCTATGCCGACTACGGCGGCGCCCAGCAGTGGCTGCACCGCAAGGTGATGGCCGTGCAGCTGAAGGCCAACCCGACCATCTACACGCTGGCGCACCACCGCACCGCATCGAACGGTTACTGGACCGAGCCGATGGCCAGCGTCAACCGTGACTTCACCCGGGTGGCCTTCAGCTCCAACTGGGGCACTGGCAGCGCCACGGACGTCGACGCGTACGTGGTCGAGATTCCGGCGGGTGCGTTGAAGTAGAATCGCGGCCCTGGCCAACGCATGAGGGCCTCACGGGGGCCCTCATGTTTCGCTACGTTGACGCCGGGGCGGAGGACCGGGTACGAGCGGCCTCCGAGAGGAGCGGCCATGTCCCGAAGCACTCCGAAGGACTCCGAAGCACTGAGGCGGCGCCTGGAGCGGTTGAGCGCGGCGCTCGGCCCGCCCCCTCCGCCGCGTCCCGTGGCTCCGCCTCCACTCCCGCCGAGAGCTCCGGGCGTGTCCAATGGAGGCGTGGCGCTGGGCGCCGCCCTGGTCGCGGTGGGCATCGCCACCCGCCAGCCGGTGGTGACCCTCATCGGAGCGCTGCTCATCCTGTTCGGCGCTGCGCTGCGCCTCGGTGCCGTGAGGAATGTCTTGAGCACCAGCCTGCCCGCGTCGCTCGTGCAGAAGGACCCGATGCGCCCACACATTGGCATGGGCGCGGCAGTGGCCGAGGACGCGGTCATCGAGCCGGGCGCGACGGTGGAGATGGGCGCGACGGTGCGTGCGGGGGCGGTGGTGAAGTCGGGCGCGGTGGTGCGCATGGGCGCCACGGTGGGACAACGGGCGGTGCTCGAAGCGGACGCTGTCGTCGGTTATGGCGCGGCCGTCAAGGCGGGCGCGACGGTGGGACAGGGGGCCCGGGTGGGCGCGGGCTCCACCGTCAAGGCGGGTGCCCACGTGCCGGCGGGGACACGGATGATGCCGGGGAGCACCTGGTCCCCGGGCATGGGCGCGCGGGCGGAGCCGAAGCCCGCCCAGCCGGCCCCGGTGCAGGACCCTCGAGAGGCGCGCCTGCTCGCCGCGTGTGAGCGCATCGAGGCCGAGCTGCGGCAGGCGCCCGAGCAGGTGCGCGAGTTCCTCGGCGTCTCCTCCGAAACGGCGAGCGGGCTGCGCGAGACGTGCCTGGGGCTGCTCCAGCGCGAGCGCATGCTGCGCCAGGAGTGCTCCCCCGAGAGCCTCGCGTTCCTCGACAAGGAGAAGGCGGAGCTCGAGCAGCGCATCGCCCAGGCCACGGATCCGCTGGTTCGCCAGTCACTCACCCAGGCGGTGGCGGCCATCGACGGCCAGCGCCGCCAGCGCGGACTGATGCTCCAGAACGCCGAGCGCCTCGACGCGGAGCTGACCCGGCTGATGTGGACGCTCGACGGAATGGGCGCGCAGTTGATGCGGCTGCGCACCGCCGGACCCGAAGCCGCGGGGGCGCTGGACGCGGAGGCGCTCCGCTCGGTGCATCAGCTCCACGATGAGATCGACGCCATCGCCGAGGCGCTCGATCATGTCTCGCGCGGAGACCTGCAGCCCATCAGCGCCATCGATGAGACGGACGCCGCGCCTTCCGGGACCCGCTCCCGCGAGCGGACCTAGTCCTCAACTGGGCCAGGCTGGGTGGGGCCGAGCAGAATCGAAGGGGGAGTGCTGGGTCCCCCAGGCGGGGGATTCGACCGCTGCTGTCATCAGGTAGTCATCCACTCATCACGACACGCCGCCACGGCGGCGAACCCACAACCACGAAAAGAGAGTGAAATGAGCAAGCCCTACAGCCGTCTCGAGAGGGATAACGCCGCGGTGTTGCTGGTGGACCACCAGGCCGGTCTGCTGTCGCTGGTCCGCGATTTCAACCCGGACCAGTTCAAGAACAACGTGCTCGCCCTGGCCGACCTCGCGGCCTACTTCAAGCTCCCCACCATCCTGACGACCAGCTTCGAGCAGGGTCCCAACGGTCCGCTGATTCCGGAGCTCAAGGAGAAGTTCCCGGATGCAC contains:
- a CDS encoding LbetaH domain-containing protein — its product is MSRSTPKDSEALRRRLERLSAALGPPPPPRPVAPPPLPPRAPGVSNGGVALGAALVAVGIATRQPVVTLIGALLILFGAALRLGAVRNVLSTSLPASLVQKDPMRPHIGMGAAVAEDAVIEPGATVEMGATVRAGAVVKSGAVVRMGATVGQRAVLEADAVVGYGAAVKAGATVGQGARVGAGSTVKAGAHVPAGTRMMPGSTWSPGMGARAEPKPAQPAPVQDPREARLLAACERIEAELRQAPEQVREFLGVSSETASGLRETCLGLLQRERMLRQECSPESLAFLDKEKAELEQRIAQATDPLVRQSLTQAVAAIDGQRRQRGLMLQNAERLDAELTRLMWTLDGMGAQLMRLRTAGPEAAGALDAEALRSVHQLHDEIDAIAEALDHVSRGDLQPISAIDETDAAPSGTRSRERT